The following are from one region of the Pseudazoarcus pumilus genome:
- the mdeB gene encoding alpha-ketoglutarate dehydrogenase, whose translation MNIHDPIHGPVPDEDLDPAETAEWLDALAAVVRAGGEARGRFLLRQLEEQAQELGILAHVQPYSSHRNTIPLERQPPYPGDLALEERITALVRWNALAMVVRANQAYGELGGHIASFASAAEIFETGFNHFFRGADAPGGGDLVFFQPHSAPGVYARAYLEGRLDEARLANYRQETGGQGLSSYPHPWLMPDFWQFPTGSMGIGPISAVYQARFMRYLAHRGLLDTSTRHVWGVFGDGEMDEPESLAGLSLAAREGLDNLTFIVNCNLQRLDGPVRGNGRIIEELESIFTGAGWNVIKVLWGSDWDALFARDTHHALLRRFASTVDGEYQTLGANDGAYNKSHFFDLDPELRALVSHMSFEEIDGLKRGGHDLRKLHAAMHAARQHAGQPTVILAKTKKGYGMGGAGESRNTAHQQKKLDVDALRAFRDRFALPLTDEDLAEMRFHRPAEGSRELEYLRERRAALGGALPARRSEAAALAVPPLAAWARFALEADGKAMSSTVAFTRMLSGLLRDRTLGPRIVPIVADEARTFGMAALFRQIGIYSPHGQLYEPEDAGSMLSYREARDGQLLEEGITEAGAMSSWVAAATSYSTHGLAMLPFYIYYSIFGFQRVGDLIWAAADQRARGFLIGATAGRTTLSGEGLQHQDGSSQLVAATVPNCRAWDPAFAYELAVIAADGMRRMLDAREDVFYYLTVANENHAQPSMPAGVEDDILRGMYRFARHAPKKARGRVHLCGSGSLLPEAVAAAEMLAADWGIASEVWSVTSWSELARDAREAERSARLHPGEDAPVSHLRRCIADDAPVVAVSDWVRAVPQLIAAYLPNRFHALGTDGFGRSDRRSALRDFFEVDRRHIVMAAIHALVERGDLDAKLQAEAIARYGIDAEAPPPWTR comes from the coding sequence ATGAACATCCACGACCCGATCCATGGCCCGGTGCCGGACGAGGACCTCGATCCGGCCGAGACCGCCGAGTGGCTGGATGCGCTGGCCGCCGTCGTGCGCGCTGGCGGCGAGGCGCGCGGGCGCTTCCTGCTGCGCCAGCTCGAGGAGCAGGCGCAGGAACTGGGCATCCTCGCCCACGTGCAGCCGTATTCCAGCCACCGCAACACCATACCGCTCGAACGCCAGCCGCCGTACCCGGGTGATCTGGCGCTGGAGGAGCGCATCACCGCGCTGGTGCGCTGGAACGCGCTGGCGATGGTGGTACGCGCCAACCAGGCCTACGGCGAACTGGGTGGGCACATCGCCAGCTTCGCCTCGGCCGCCGAGATCTTCGAGACCGGCTTCAACCATTTCTTCCGTGGCGCGGACGCGCCCGGCGGCGGCGATCTGGTGTTCTTCCAGCCGCATTCGGCGCCCGGCGTGTATGCGCGCGCCTATCTCGAAGGGCGGCTCGACGAGGCGCGGCTGGCCAACTATCGCCAGGAGACCGGTGGGCAGGGGCTGTCGTCCTACCCGCACCCTTGGCTGATGCCGGATTTCTGGCAGTTTCCCACCGGCTCGATGGGCATCGGGCCGATCAGCGCCGTCTACCAGGCGCGCTTCATGCGTTACCTCGCGCATCGCGGCCTGCTCGACACGTCGACGCGCCACGTCTGGGGCGTGTTCGGCGACGGCGAGATGGACGAGCCCGAATCGCTCGCCGGCCTGAGCCTGGCCGCGCGCGAGGGCCTCGACAACCTGACCTTCATCGTCAACTGCAACCTGCAGCGCCTGGACGGGCCGGTGCGTGGCAACGGACGCATCATCGAGGAACTCGAATCGATCTTCACCGGCGCCGGCTGGAACGTGATCAAGGTGCTGTGGGGTTCGGACTGGGACGCGCTGTTCGCGCGCGACACCCACCACGCGCTGCTTCGCCGCTTCGCCAGCACCGTGGATGGCGAGTATCAGACGCTGGGCGCCAACGACGGCGCCTACAACAAGAGCCATTTCTTCGATCTCGACCCCGAACTGCGCGCGCTGGTCTCGCACATGAGCTTCGAGGAGATCGACGGCCTAAAGCGTGGTGGCCACGACCTGCGCAAACTCCATGCCGCGATGCACGCGGCGCGCCAGCACGCCGGCCAGCCCACCGTGATCCTGGCCAAGACCAAGAAGGGCTACGGCATGGGTGGCGCGGGCGAGTCACGCAATACTGCGCACCAGCAGAAGAAGCTCGACGTCGACGCGCTGCGGGCCTTCCGCGACCGCTTCGCGCTGCCCCTCACCGACGAAGATCTGGCCGAGATGCGCTTTCATCGTCCGGCCGAGGGCAGCCGCGAACTCGAATACCTGCGCGAACGCCGTGCGGCGCTGGGCGGTGCGCTGCCCGCACGTCGCAGCGAGGCGGCTGCGCTGGCAGTGCCGCCGCTGGCCGCCTGGGCGCGCTTCGCGCTGGAGGCCGACGGCAAGGCGATGTCGAGCACCGTGGCCTTCACGCGCATGCTCTCCGGCCTGCTGCGCGACAGGACGCTGGGCCCGCGCATCGTGCCCATCGTCGCCGACGAGGCACGCACCTTCGGCATGGCGGCGCTGTTCCGCCAGATCGGCATCTACTCGCCGCACGGCCAGCTCTACGAGCCCGAGGACGCGGGCTCCATGCTGTCCTACCGCGAGGCGCGCGACGGCCAGCTGCTCGAAGAGGGCATCACCGAGGCCGGTGCGATGTCGTCCTGGGTGGCCGCGGCGACGTCCTACAGCACGCATGGCCTGGCCATGCTGCCGTTCTACATCTATTACTCGATCTTCGGCTTCCAGCGCGTCGGCGACCTGATCTGGGCCGCCGCCGACCAGCGTGCACGCGGCTTTCTGATCGGCGCCACGGCCGGACGCACCACGCTCAGCGGCGAGGGTCTGCAGCACCAGGACGGCAGCAGCCAGCTCGTCGCCGCCACGGTGCCCAACTGCCGCGCCTGGGACCCGGCCTTCGCCTACGAGCTGGCGGTGATCGCCGCCGACGGCATGCGCCGCATGCTCGATGCGCGCGAGGATGTCTTCTACTACCTCACGGTGGCCAACGAAAATCACGCCCAGCCGAGCATGCCGGCCGGCGTCGAGGACGACATCCTGCGCGGCATGTACCGCTTCGCCCGCCACGCGCCGAAGAAGGCGAGAGGCCGCGTGCACCTGTGCGGTTCGGGCTCGCTGCTGCCCGAGGCCGTGGCGGCGGCCGAGATGCTCGCTGCCGACTGGGGCATCGCCAGCGAGGTGTGGAGCGTGACGAGCTGGTCGGAACTGGCACGCGACGCGCGCGAGGCCGAGCGCAGCGCGCGGCTGCATCCCGGGGAGGATGCGCCGGTGAGCCACCTGCGCCGCTGCATCGCGGACGATGCCCCGGTGGTCGCCGTCAGCGATTGGGTGCGCGCCGTACCGCAACTGATTGCCGCCTATCTGCCCAACCGCTTTCATGCGCTGGGCACCGACGGCTTCGGCCGCAGCGACCGGCGCAGCGCGCTGCGCGACTTCTTCGAGGTGGACCGCCGTCACATCGTGATGGCCGCGATCCACGCGCTGGTCGAGCGCGGCGACCTGGATGCGAAGCTGCAGGCCGAGGCCATTGCGCGTTACGGCATCGACGCGGAAGCGCCGCCGCCTTGGACGCGCTGA
- a CDS encoding Lrp/AsnC family transcriptional regulator, translated as MPHKTLDAIDLRILDALQENARLTNVELAARVNLSPSPCLARVRALEAAGVIHRHVTLLDPAAVGLPVSVFIQISLEKQTTAALEVFEREIAARPEVMECYLMSGNADYLIRVVVPDVRSLERFILDRLTPIPGIVNIRSSFALKQVKYETALPLAPTD; from the coding sequence ATGCCGCACAAGACACTCGATGCGATTGACCTTCGCATCCTCGACGCCTTGCAGGAGAACGCCCGGCTGACCAACGTCGAACTGGCCGCGCGCGTGAACCTGTCGCCGTCGCCGTGCCTGGCGCGCGTGCGCGCGCTCGAAGCGGCCGGCGTGATCCACCGTCACGTCACCTTGCTCGACCCGGCCGCAGTCGGGCTGCCGGTGAGCGTGTTCATCCAGATCAGCCTGGAAAAGCAGACCACCGCTGCGCTGGAGGTGTTCGAGCGCGAGATCGCCGCGCGCCCGGAAGTGATGGAGTGCTATCTGATGAGCGGCAACGCCGACTATCTGATCCGCGTCGTCGTGCCGGACGTGCGCTCGCTCGAACGCTTCATCCTCGACCGGCTCACGCCGATTCCGGGCATCGTCAACATCCGCTCGAGCTTTGCGCTCAAGCAGGTCAAGTACGAGACCGCGCTGCCGCTTGCCCCGACCGACTGA
- a CDS encoding sll1863 family stress response protein: MSTREAYLEKMKAQIDEWNAEIEKIEAQARGAQADAKIEYEKQISAMRMQREKLRERMRDVNEASEEAFETLRESVESAWDELAKGFKAAADKYR; this comes from the coding sequence ATGAGCACCCGTGAAGCCTATCTCGAGAAGATGAAGGCCCAGATCGACGAGTGGAACGCCGAGATCGAGAAGATCGAGGCGCAGGCGCGCGGCGCACAGGCCGACGCCAAGATCGAGTACGAGAAGCAGATCTCGGCCATGCGCATGCAGCGCGAAAAGCTGCGCGAGCGCATGCGCGACGTCAATGAAGCCAGCGAGGAAGCCTTCGAGACCCTGCGCGAGAGCGTGGAGAGCGCCTGGGACGAACTCGCCAAGGGATTCAAGGCAGCGGCCGACAAGTACCGCTGA
- a CDS encoding ion transporter: MSRFHSPEPFNTEGWRHRSFCVVFGHDTFAGRVFDVALIVVILTSVAVALMDTIDALHVRWGQIFFAMEWAFTLLFTAEYVFRMAIVRERMRYARSFYGVIDLLAVLPTYLSLLFPGAQYLAVLRVLRILRIFEVLHLRRYTRESSVLLDSLHNSWRKILVFLLAMLAIITVFGAVIYLVEEPQNGFTSIPQSMYWALVSVTTVGYGDISPATPAGKLVASVLILLGYGIIAVPTGIYTAELATTLRRRLDGRRCAQCERVGHEDDARHCRHCGAELPPRD; encoded by the coding sequence ATGAGCCGATTCCACTCGCCCGAACCGTTCAACACCGAAGGCTGGCGCCACCGCAGCTTCTGCGTCGTATTCGGGCACGACACCTTCGCCGGGCGCGTGTTCGACGTCGCCCTGATCGTCGTGATCCTGACCAGCGTCGCGGTCGCGCTGATGGACACCATCGACGCGCTGCATGTGCGCTGGGGCCAGATCTTCTTCGCGATGGAGTGGGCCTTCACCCTGCTGTTTACCGCCGAATACGTGTTCCGCATGGCGATCGTGCGCGAGCGCATGCGCTACGCGCGCAGCTTCTATGGCGTGATCGACCTGCTGGCGGTGCTGCCCACCTATCTGTCGCTTCTGTTTCCCGGCGCGCAGTACCTGGCCGTGCTGCGCGTGCTGCGCATCCTGCGCATCTTCGAGGTGCTGCACCTGCGCCGCTACACACGCGAGAGCAGCGTGCTGCTCGACTCGTTGCACAACAGCTGGCGCAAGATCCTGGTGTTCCTGCTGGCGATGCTCGCGATCATCACGGTATTCGGCGCCGTGATCTATCTGGTCGAGGAGCCCCAGAACGGCTTCACCAGCATCCCGCAGTCGATGTACTGGGCGCTGGTCAGCGTCACCACCGTGGGCTACGGCGACATCTCGCCGGCAACCCCCGCGGGCAAGCTGGTGGCGTCGGTGCTGATCCTGCTCGGCTACGGCATCATCGCCGTGCCCACCGGCATCTATACGGCCGAACTGGCCACCACGCTGCGCCGGCGGCTGGACGGTCGCCGCTGCGCGCAATGCGAACGCGTCGGTCACGAGGACGACGCAAGGCATTGCCGGCACTGCGGCGCGGAGCTACCCCCGCGCGACTGA
- a CDS encoding SLC13 family permease, producing METGQSVILAILLATVAMFLWGRWRHDMVAVGALLACVVAGLVEPAEAFAGLGHPAVVTVACVLVLSRALQASGAVDALTRKVLPAEAGPTASIAALTLLAAVLSGFMNNVGALALLMPVAMQLAARLELPPGKVLMPLAFASILGGTTTLIGTPPNLIVSGFRGDVEGMGGFGMFDFTWVGLPLMIAGVLFIALLGWRLVPRREHAGAAGFDTGAYLTEVRVPEDAKADGMRLAEIETELEAADAQIVGLVRNEVRMTAPSGGRLVRAGDILVIEADVEALAKVLSGLGLELEEAEREEDEDDEPAKERADDPGDETDAAQDEGDEPRERSDDVVLMELVVRPESALAGRSAADLQLRSSHGLNLLAVSRDGASSRSRLRTLKMRPGDVLLMQGGSAALTDFASEYGCVPLAERELRIPDRRRAITAAAIMLVAVAVAALGWLPAAVSFAGGVLASMALRTVQPAQVYHAVDWPVVVLLAALLPVAGAMQATGTADLVARALLDTLARGDAVIGLIVILVTTMVLTDLMNNAATAAVMAPIGLGAALQLGVNPDTFLMAVAIGASCAFLTPIGHQNNTLVLGPGGFRFGDYWRMGLPTDLIVIAVAVPALLFFWPLNG from the coding sequence ATGGAGACCGGCCAGAGCGTCATTCTCGCCATCCTGCTCGCCACGGTGGCGATGTTCCTGTGGGGGCGCTGGCGTCACGACATGGTCGCGGTCGGCGCACTGCTGGCCTGCGTCGTCGCCGGCCTGGTCGAACCGGCCGAGGCCTTCGCCGGCCTCGGTCATCCGGCCGTCGTGACGGTGGCCTGCGTGCTGGTGCTGAGTCGCGCGCTGCAGGCGTCCGGCGCGGTGGATGCGCTCACCCGCAAGGTGTTGCCGGCCGAAGCCGGCCCTACGGCGAGCATTGCCGCACTGACCTTGCTCGCGGCCGTGCTGTCCGGCTTCATGAACAATGTCGGTGCGCTCGCGCTGCTGATGCCGGTGGCCATGCAACTGGCTGCCCGGCTCGAACTGCCGCCCGGCAAGGTGCTGATGCCGCTGGCTTTCGCCTCCATCCTGGGGGGCACGACGACGCTCATCGGCACGCCGCCCAACCTCATCGTCTCCGGCTTTCGTGGCGACGTCGAGGGCATGGGCGGCTTCGGCATGTTCGACTTCACCTGGGTGGGACTACCGCTGATGATCGCCGGCGTACTCTTCATCGCGCTGCTCGGCTGGCGGCTGGTGCCGCGGCGCGAGCATGCCGGTGCGGCCGGCTTCGACACCGGGGCCTACCTGACCGAAGTGCGCGTTCCCGAGGATGCCAAGGCCGACGGCATGCGTCTGGCCGAGATCGAGACCGAGCTCGAAGCGGCCGACGCACAGATCGTCGGCCTGGTGCGCAACGAGGTGCGCATGACCGCGCCCAGCGGCGGGCGCCTGGTGCGCGCAGGCGACATCCTCGTCATCGAGGCCGACGTCGAGGCGCTCGCCAAGGTGCTCTCCGGCCTGGGCCTGGAACTGGAGGAGGCCGAGCGCGAGGAAGACGAAGACGACGAGCCGGCCAAGGAGCGCGCCGACGACCCCGGCGACGAGACCGATGCCGCGCAGGATGAGGGCGACGAGCCGCGCGAGCGTTCCGACGACGTCGTGCTGATGGAGCTGGTGGTGCGACCCGAGTCGGCACTGGCCGGGCGCAGTGCCGCCGACTTGCAGTTGCGCTCCAGTCATGGACTCAACCTGCTCGCCGTGTCGCGTGATGGCGCCAGTTCGCGTTCGCGCCTGCGCACGCTCAAGATGCGCCCGGGCGACGTCTTGTTGATGCAGGGTGGTAGCGCTGCGCTGACGGATTTCGCCAGCGAGTATGGATGTGTCCCTCTGGCCGAGCGGGAGCTGCGCATCCCCGACCGCCGCCGCGCGATCACCGCTGCGGCGATCATGCTCGTGGCTGTGGCGGTGGCAGCGCTGGGCTGGCTGCCGGCCGCGGTTTCCTTCGCCGGCGGCGTGCTCGCGTCGATGGCGCTGCGTACGGTGCAGCCGGCGCAGGTCTATCACGCCGTGGACTGGCCGGTGGTCGTGCTGCTTGCGGCGCTGCTGCCGGTGGCCGGCGCGATGCAGGCCACCGGCACGGCCGATCTGGTGGCGCGTGCGCTGCTCGATACGCTCGCGCGCGGCGATGCGGTGATCGGGCTGATCGTGATCCTGGTCACGACCATGGTGCTCACCGACCTGATGAACAACGCCGCCACCGCCGCCGTGATGGCGCCGATCGGCCTGGGCGCGGCGCTGCAGCTCGGCGTCAATCCGGACACCTTCCTGATGGCGGTCGCGATCGGCGCCTCGTGCGCCTTCCTGACCCCGATCGGTCACCAGAACAACACGCTGGTGCTGGGTCCCGGGGGATTCCGTTTCGGCGACTACTGGCGCATGGGCCTGCCCACGGATCTCATCGTCATCGCGGTGGCCGTGCCCGCGCTGTTGTTTTTCTGGCCGCTGAACGGCTGA
- a CDS encoding ADP-polyphosphate phosphotransferase: MKHVGDIRSGDWRVAPDSQVDLARWPTAIEPLYDSSRAYRDALAAGTRKLATLQRKLYAHDRYALLLIFQAMDAAGKDGAIRHVMSGVNPQGCDVHSFKHPSAQELDHDFLWRTHCRLPERGRIGIFNRSYYEEVLIVRVRPEILAAQKLPDGERDHADFWPQRFRSIVESEAHLHRNGTRIVKFFLHLSKDEQRRRFIARIDDPDKNWKFADADLEQRRHWDAYMQAYAQCLSATSTEQAPWYVVPADDKKNARLIVSQIIRDTLESLDLAYPATDKARRAELARVRKALAAGEV; this comes from the coding sequence ATGAAGCACGTCGGAGACATCCGGTCGGGAGACTGGCGCGTCGCGCCGGACAGCCAGGTCGATCTGGCACGCTGGCCGACCGCGATCGAGCCGCTGTACGACTCGTCGCGCGCCTACCGCGATGCGCTGGCTGCCGGCACCAGGAAGCTCGCCACCCTGCAACGCAAGCTCTACGCCCATGACCGCTATGCGCTGCTGCTGATCTTTCAGGCCATGGACGCAGCGGGCAAGGACGGCGCGATCCGTCACGTCATGTCGGGTGTCAATCCGCAGGGCTGCGATGTGCACAGCTTCAAGCATCCCAGCGCACAGGAACTCGACCACGACTTCCTGTGGCGTACCCACTGCCGGTTGCCCGAGCGCGGTCGCATCGGCATCTTCAACCGTTCCTATTACGAGGAAGTGCTGATCGTGCGTGTGCGCCCGGAGATCCTCGCCGCGCAGAAACTGCCCGACGGCGAGCGCGACCACGCCGACTTCTGGCCGCAGCGCTTTCGCTCCATCGTCGAATCCGAGGCGCACCTGCACCGCAATGGCACGCGCATCGTCAAGTTCTTCCTGCACCTGTCGAAGGACGAGCAGCGCCGTCGCTTCATCGCGCGCATCGATGATCCGGACAAGAACTGGAAGTTTGCCGACGCCGATCTCGAGCAGCGCCGTCACTGGGACGCCTACATGCAGGCTTACGCACAGTGCCTGTCGGCAACCAGCACCGAGCAGGCGCCGTGGTACGTGGTGCCGGCCGACGACAAGAAGAACGCGCGGCTGATCGTCTCGCAGATCATCCGCGACACGCTCGAATCGCTCGATCTGGCCTATCCGGCAACCGACAAGGCGCGTCGCGCGGAACTGGCGCGGGTGCGCAAGGCGCTCGCCGCGGGCGAGGTCTGA
- a CDS encoding SlyX family protein → MDDRIERLETRFMAAEDLLDELNRTVWRQQQEIDALRQIVQRLEGQLRSAHAGVQASRPEDEIPPHW, encoded by the coding sequence ATGGACGACCGCATCGAACGACTCGAAACCCGCTTCATGGCCGCCGAGGACCTGCTCGACGAGCTCAACCGCACGGTCTGGCGTCAGCAACAGGAAATCGACGCGCTGCGCCAGATCGTGCAACGCCTGGAAGGCCAGTTGCGCAGCGCGCACGCCGGCGTGCAGGCAAGCCGGCCGGAGGACGAGATTCCGCCACACTGGTAG
- a CDS encoding DUF883 family protein: MNRRESAVARVMKELEEAGADAGEVLNEVRRRSMKNASVARDEIAHGLESARDVVAERAGRAADVTGDYVRTHPLAVLGAVAGIGLLIGVALGYKSDSRR; the protein is encoded by the coding sequence ATGAATCGTAGAGAAAGTGCAGTTGCTCGTGTAATGAAGGAACTCGAAGAGGCCGGTGCGGATGCCGGCGAGGTGCTCAACGAAGTCCGGCGCAGAAGCATGAAGAATGCGTCGGTCGCGCGTGACGAGATCGCGCACGGATTGGAGAGCGCCCGAGACGTGGTCGCAGAACGCGCCGGTCGCGCGGCCGACGTGACCGGCGACTACGTCCGGACGCACCCACTGGCCGTGCTCGGCGCGGTCGCCGGCATCGGCCTGCTGATCGGCGTGGCACTGGGTTACAAGTCCGATTCCCGCCGCTAG
- a CDS encoding response regulator: MKKAIAILLASALLVAALLVGCEDLFGPASRRPVTIGLYENPPKVYTAGNGEPAGLFIELIEAIAHAEGWRPAYVPCDWNDCLARLANGEIDLMPDVAFSSDRAARFDFHRVSVTNSWSQIYAQPGRVVESISDLNGARIAMLHGGIQQDFVEQLMNAAGLRFESVLFDSLEHAYAAVEAGAADVVVTNSFFAARNGHRFKLVESPIVFLPSTLYYATAKGRNADLLSAIDVRLLEWRRNAGSVYFDALYRSMAAPPELLVPRWVQFSLIALGAGVVLAIGVGVLLRRKVAERTRDLLETTRQLEFERGNLEHIVEERTAELVAARDEAERASHVKSDFLANMSHEIRTPMNAILGMLYLALKSDELSSSLRNHLSKAQGAAHSLLGVINDILDISKIEAGKLDIEHVDFSLESVLEQLTDAIGYQAEQKGIEFLIRYDPTIPSQLVGDPLRFGQILLNLCGNAVKFTESGEVELAFARISGNDENLVVQVSVRDTGIGIAPEAQLKLFEKFSQADQSTTRRHGGTGLGLAISRSLVERMGGRIWIDESTPGKGTTICFTVHLGLPQRVVGHQRELVARAGPLLRGVRVLVVDDNEVSREILAEMLDFFQVEVLTATNGAEAIAALRSPGGKPFDLVLMDWRMPGMQGDEVTRRIHGDPEITSRPRIVMVTAYGREEVIRLCEQAGVDGFLIKPVSPSTLLDTLLTVLGRGRVFGTGERQRPATPDLAVSGRLAGAHVLLVEDNDINREFATELLRSEGMNVDIAENGQIAVERVQQRDYDAVLMDIQMPVMDGLEATRRIRALTGSDGAERFARLPIIAMTALAMASDADESRAAGMNDHVTKPIAPDRLMGVLAHWIRLAGSRSPRRTDEAANARAPIASAPPDELSRLASIDARAGIRRIGGKVDAYRRQLRRFREHYGNAMDTLRAHITEARPDEAEAFCHALKGVTGNIGANALHAALSSIDEALKAGQAPPAALLDETASLLARLIEDIDSLSDEPVTTALGPRLTTEELRTLLERIGHALEYDLGAVEPMLAQLRAGTAGTPLAEEVSALCERFDVFDIDGASAVLHRIAQGPTESPT, from the coding sequence ATGAAGAAGGCCATCGCGATCCTGCTCGCGTCCGCCCTTCTCGTCGCGGCGCTGCTCGTGGGCTGCGAGGACCTGTTCGGTCCGGCTTCGCGCAGGCCGGTGACGATCGGCCTGTACGAGAACCCCCCCAAGGTCTACACCGCCGGCAACGGCGAGCCGGCCGGCCTGTTCATCGAGCTCATCGAGGCCATCGCACACGCCGAAGGCTGGCGGCCAGCCTATGTGCCCTGCGACTGGAACGACTGCCTCGCGCGACTCGCAAACGGCGAGATCGACCTGATGCCCGATGTCGCGTTCTCGAGCGATCGGGCGGCGCGTTTCGACTTTCACCGCGTTTCGGTCACCAACAGCTGGTCACAGATCTACGCCCAGCCCGGGCGCGTCGTCGAGAGCATTTCCGACCTGAACGGCGCGCGCATCGCCATGCTGCACGGCGGCATCCAGCAGGATTTCGTCGAGCAACTGATGAACGCGGCCGGACTGCGCTTCGAATCCGTGCTGTTCGACAGTCTCGAGCACGCCTACGCAGCGGTGGAAGCGGGCGCGGCGGACGTGGTCGTGACCAACAGCTTCTTCGCCGCACGCAACGGTCACCGCTTCAAGCTGGTCGAATCGCCCATCGTCTTCCTGCCCTCGACCCTCTATTACGCCACCGCCAAGGGGCGCAACGCCGACCTGCTCTCGGCCATCGACGTACGCCTGCTCGAATGGCGGCGCAATGCCGGCTCGGTCTATTTCGACGCGCTGTATCGCTCCATGGCCGCTCCGCCCGAGCTGCTCGTGCCGCGCTGGGTGCAGTTCTCGCTGATCGCCCTCGGCGCGGGCGTGGTGCTCGCCATCGGCGTCGGCGTGCTGCTCCGCCGCAAGGTCGCCGAGCGCACGCGCGACCTGCTCGAAACGACCCGTCAGCTCGAGTTCGAGCGCGGCAACCTCGAGCACATCGTCGAGGAACGCACCGCCGAACTGGTCGCCGCGCGCGACGAGGCCGAACGTGCTTCGCACGTGAAAAGCGATTTCCTGGCCAACATGAGTCACGAGATCCGCACGCCGATGAACGCCATCCTGGGCATGCTCTATCTCGCCCTCAAGAGCGACGAGCTGTCGTCGTCGCTGCGCAACCACCTGAGCAAGGCGCAGGGGGCGGCGCACTCGCTGCTGGGCGTGATCAACGACATCCTCGACATCTCCAAGATCGAGGCCGGCAAGCTCGACATCGAGCACGTCGACTTCAGCCTCGAGTCCGTACTCGAGCAACTGACCGACGCCATCGGCTACCAGGCCGAACAGAAGGGCATCGAATTCCTGATCCGCTACGACCCGACGATTCCGTCGCAGCTCGTGGGCGACCCGCTGCGCTTCGGCCAGATCCTGCTCAATCTTTGCGGCAACGCGGTCAAGTTCACCGAGTCCGGCGAGGTCGAGCTGGCCTTCGCCCGCATCTCGGGCAACGACGAGAACCTCGTCGTGCAGGTTTCCGTGCGTGACACCGGCATCGGCATCGCACCCGAAGCCCAACTCAAGCTTTTCGAGAAGTTCTCCCAGGCCGACCAAAGCACCACCCGGCGCCACGGCGGCACCGGTCTGGGCCTGGCGATCAGCCGCAGTCTGGTCGAGCGCATGGGCGGACGCATCTGGATCGATGAATCGACCCCCGGCAAGGGCACGACCATCTGCTTCACGGTCCATCTGGGCCTGCCGCAACGGGTGGTCGGGCACCAGCGCGAGCTGGTCGCGCGTGCCGGCCCCTTGCTGCGCGGTGTGCGTGTTCTGGTGGTCGACGACAACGAGGTCTCGCGCGAGATCCTCGCCGAGATGCTCGATTTCTTCCAGGTCGAGGTGCTCACCGCGACCAATGGCGCCGAGGCCATCGCAGCGCTGCGCTCCCCCGGCGGGAAGCCGTTCGACCTGGTGCTGATGGACTGGCGCATGCCCGGCATGCAGGGGGACGAAGTCACGCGGCGCATCCACGGCGACCCGGAGATCACCAGCCGGCCGCGCATCGTGATGGTCACGGCCTATGGGCGCGAGGAGGTCATCCGCCTGTGCGAACAGGCAGGCGTGGACGGTTTCCTGATCAAGCCCGTCTCACCCTCGACGCTGCTCGACACCCTGCTGACCGTACTCGGTCGCGGTCGCGTGTTCGGCACCGGTGAGCGCCAGCGCCCCGCCACCCCCGACCTGGCCGTCAGCGGGCGGCTGGCCGGCGCACATGTGCTGCTCGTGGAGGACAACGACATCAACCGCGAATTCGCCACCGAACTGCTGCGCAGCGAGGGCATGAACGTGGACATCGCCGAAAACGGCCAGATCGCCGTCGAACGCGTGCAGCAACGCGACTACGACGCCGTACTGATGGACATCCAGATGCCGGTCATGGACGGGCTGGAGGCGACGCGGCGCATCCGTGCACTGACCGGAAGCGACGGCGCCGAGCGCTTCGCCCGTCTGCCCATCATCGCGATGACGGCACTGGCGATGGCGAGCGACGCCGACGAAAGCCGCGCGGCGGGCATGAACGACCACGTCACCAAACCCATCGCGCCCGACCGCCTGATGGGCGTCTTGGCACACTGGATCCGGCTCGCCGGCTCGCGCTCGCCCCGGCGCACCGACGAGGCGGCGAACGCGCGCGCACCAATCGCCAGCGCCCCGCCGGACGAGTTGTCGCGGCTGGCGTCGATCGACGCGCGCGCAGGCATTCGCCGCATCGGAGGCAAGGTCGATGCCTATCGTCGCCAGCTGCGCCGCTTTCGCGAGCACTACGGGAACGCGATGGACACGCTGCGCGCTCACATTACCGAGGCGCGTCCGGACGAGGCCGAGGCCTTCTGCCATGCGCTCAAGGGCGTGACCGGCAATATCGGCGCGAATGCGCTGCATGCGGCTCTGTCGTCGATCGACGAGGCACTCAAGGCCGGGCAGGCCCCGCCAGCCGCCTTGCTCGACGAGACCGCCTCGCTGCTCGCGCGCCTGATCGAGGACATCGACTCGCTCAGCGATGAACCCGTGACGACGGCGCTCGGACCGAGACTGACCACGGAAGAACTGCGCACGCTACTCGAACGCATCGGCCACGCCCTGGAGTACGATCTGGGAGCGGTCGAGCCGATGCTCGCGCAACTGCGCGCGGGCACGGCCGGAACACCGCTCGCCGAGGAGGTCTCGGCACTGTGCGAACGCTTTGATGTCTTCGACATCGATGGCGCGAGCGCCGTACTGCACCGCATCGCACAGGGACCCACGGAATCTCCCACATGA